The genome window CGACGGCCCGGCGTTTCGACGCCGACCGAAGACGTCGCCGACGGGGTGGCCCATTCGACGCTCCTGCACGCCGGATTTTCCGGCAACGCCGGGGCGGTGCAAGCCGAACTCGCCGAACTCGACTTACCGGTCGAACTGGACGACGACGCCCACCGAAAGATAGCCTCGCTCGTCGCGCTCTCGGTCGCCGGACCGGAGGGCGCGACGCCGCGAGCGGGCGAGACCGTCCAACGGGCGCTTCGCCCGTACGAACTCGGTGACGACTACCCGTTCGCGACGCTCGGCGGTTACGCCGACGTTCTCGACGCGGTTGCCCAGGAGCAGCCCGGAACCGGCATCGCGCTGGCATTGGGTCACGACGCCCGTGCGCCCGCGCTCGACGCGTGGCGCACGCACTCGACGGCGGCCCACGCGGTGCTCCGGAACGCGACGACGGGTCGGTACGACGGCCTGTTCGTCGCCCGAACGGACGACGTACCGGTCGTGACGGCGGCGCGACTGCTCGGCGATTTCAGATCGCCGGAGCCGATCGCGCTGGTCGTCACCGACGACGAAGCCGCCGCGGTTGCGGTCGGTGACCGCGGCATCGACGATTCGGATTCGCAATCCAATTCGCAGTCGAATTCGACCGCGGGTTCGATTCGAATCCGGACCTCGTCGATCTCGGGAACGCCATGCGAACGGTTGGCTCCCGGCTCGGCGGCGACGGAACGGGAAGCAGACGGCGCGGCTATGCGCGGTTCGACGCGGACGCGAAGGAGTTCCTTTCGGCGTTCCGGGAGGCAGTATGAGACGAGCGACGATCCACACGGAACTGGAGGACGCCGAGCACATCGCGGCGGCGGTCGTCCCCGACAACACGCCCGAAATCGACACGAGCGTGGAGGACGGAACGATTACGACGACCATCGAACGCGAGACGACCGGCGGTCTCCAGACGACCATCGACGATTACGTCGTGAACCTCTCGGTGGCAGCACAGGTAGTACAAACGGCAAACCAACACACTAACACCAACTATGAGTGAACGATCA of Haladaptatus sp. R4 contains these proteins:
- a CDS encoding KEOPS complex subunit Pcc1; this encodes MRRATIHTELEDAEHIAAAVVPDNTPEIDTSVEDGTITTTIERETTGGLQTTIDDYVVNLSVAAQVVQTANQHTNTNYE